From the Cyclopterus lumpus isolate fCycLum1 chromosome 25, fCycLum1.pri, whole genome shotgun sequence genome, one window contains:
- the mex3a gene encoding RNA-binding protein MEX3A, giving the protein MPSLLVLAGIMEKNGGFAGDLAGSGFGGDGLLVPPDEEEDDSRALRVALGQLSLLGLGEGEDGGGAPTTGVQDRSNNNNNHHNHTNNGGGGGDAAILQGKSKLCALYESSSGETKGRGCNITECVPVPSSEHVAEIVGRQGCKIKALRAKTNTYIKTPVRGEEPVFLITGRKEDVALARREIISAAEHFSMLRASRNKLGVSFSGSPPTPLPGQTTIQVRVPYRVVGLVVGPKGSTIKRIQQQTCTYIVTPSRDRDPVFEITGSPSNAERAREEIEAHIAFRTGGLHDHNNENDCLGPNGGSSPVGSGGGLESRLQQVWGLQGGQRKPLTSSYRQNFSDAMVGGGGEGVGIYSKSNFSSSGEKPCSYFGSEGTQSWGDPDYPKQVAFYAQQRSKSFGGLPLPLTRLSPGLSESCGGGSNNNSSVTSIVSVSGSPHAQARRAHSEPTSAGEGFPGRLPVPDSPPITVRDCMTCFESKVTAALVPCGHNLFCMECAIRICELNHPECPVCHTQVTQAIRIFS; this is encoded by the exons ATGCCTAGCCTGCTGGTTCTAGCAGGGATCATGGAGAAAAATGGGGGCTTTGCCGGGGATCTGGCCGGCTCCGGCTTCGGAGGCGACGGTCTCCTCGTGCCGCCCgacgaagaggaagacgacTCCCGTGCCCTCAGGGTCGCGCTGGGCCAGTTGTCTCTGCTGGGGCTCGGGGAAGGCGAGGACGGCGGCGGAGCCCCAACAACGGGAGTGCAGGACCGgagtaacaataacaacaaccaccacaacCACACGAACAACGGGGGCGGCGGCGGGGACGCGGCCATCCTGCAAGGGAAGAGCAAGTTGTGCGCCCTGTACGAGAGCTCCTCGGGCGAGACGAAGGGACGAGGCTGCAACATCACGGAGTGCGTCCCGGTGCCCAGCTCCGAACATGTGGCCGAGATAGTGGGCAGACAAG GTTGCAAGATCAAAGCCCTGCGGGCCAAGACCAACACCTACATCAAGACCCcggtcagaggagaggagcccGTGTTCCTAATCACCGGCCGGAAGGAGGACGTTGCACTGGCCCGCCGGGAAATCATCTCCGCCGCGGAGCACTTCTCCATGCTGCGGGCGTCCCGCAACAAGCTGGGAGTGTCCTTTAGCGGCTCCCCGCCCACACCGCTGCCGGGTCAGACCACCATTCAGGTGAGAGTGCCATACCGTGTCGTGGGGCTGGTCGTGGGGCCGAAAGGCTCCACCATCAAACGCATCCAGCAGCAGACCTGCACTTACATCGTCACCCCCAGTCGAGACCGCGACCCCGTCTTTGAGATCACGGGGTCGCCGAGCAACGCCGAGAGGGCCCGCGAGGAGATCGAAGCGCACATCGCCTTCCGAACGGGAGGCCTGCACGACCACAACAACGAGAACGACTGTCTGGGGCCGAACGGGGGCAGCAGCCCGGTGGGCAGCGGCGGCGGTCTGGAGAGCCGGCTACAGCAGGTGTGGGGGCTGCAGGGGGGCCAGCGCAAGCCTCTCACCAGCAGCTACCGCCAGAACTTCTCAGACGCCATGGTGGGAGGGGGAGGCGAGGGAGTGGGGATCTACAGCAAGAGCAACTTCTCCAGCTCCGGGGAGAAGCCGTGCTCTTATTTCGGATCGGAGGGCACCCAGAGCTGGGGCGACCCAGACTACCCCAAACAGGTGGCCTTCTACGCCCAGCAGCGGTCCAAGAGCTTCGGAGGCCTCCCGCTCCCGCTGACCAGACTCTCCCCCGGCCTGTCCGAGTCCTGCGGAGGCGGGAGCAACAACAACTCGTCAGTCACCAGCATCGTGTCCGTGTCCGGCTCCCCTCACGCCCAGGCCCGCCGCGCCCACAGTGAGCCCACCTCAGCCGGAGAGGGTTTCCCGGGCCGCCTGCCAGTGCCGGACTCGCCACCGATCACTGTGCGGGACTGCATGACCTGCTTTGAGAGCAAAGTGACGGCTGCCTTGGTGCCCTGTGGCCACAACCTCTTCTGCATGGAGTGCGCCATCCGAATCTGTGAGCTCAACCACCCCGAGTGCCCAGTGTGCCACACCCAGGTCACTCAGGCCATCCGAATATTCTCTTAA